One window of the Sphingobacteriaceae bacterium genome contains the following:
- a CDS encoding flagellar hook basal-body protein codes for MRALWIGATGLTAAQTKIDTHAHNVANINTVGFKGKDVLFSEAMHRQVHRPNRPSTQVPGALEPQSIGGGALAVGTRTDFRPGAWLTTGQDWHLAIQGDGFFVVGFEAAPDGRAYTRAGEFRVDRDGRVVDPWGNPLLADNGRPITVPRDAVQVTVQRDGRIFAQMDDGDQRSLGRLRLARFVNPEGLASLGNGLFVDTEASGEPQLVNPGGSDLYIQQGALESANV; via the coding sequence TTGCGAGCGTTATGGATCGGCGCCACCGGCCTGACCGCCGCCCAGACAAAAATCGACACCCATGCCCACAATGTGGCCAACATCAACACCGTCGGCTTCAAGGGGAAGGACGTGCTGTTCAGCGAGGCCATGCACCGGCAGGTGCACCGCCCCAACCGGCCGTCCACCCAGGTCCCCGGGGCCCTGGAGCCGCAGTCCATCGGCGGGGGCGCCCTGGCCGTAGGCACCCGCACCGACTTCCGGCCGGGAGCTTGGCTCACCACGGGGCAGGACTGGCACCTGGCCATCCAGGGGGACGGCTTTTTCGTCGTAGGTTTTGAGGCCGCCCCCGACGGCCGGGCCTACACCCGGGCCGGCGAATTCCGCGTGGACCGGGACGGCCGGGTGGTGGACCCCTGGGGCAACCCCCTCCTGGCCGACAACGGCCGCCCCATAACGGTGCCCCGGGATGCTGTCCAGGTGACGGTGCAGCGGGACGGGCGGATCTTCGCCCAGATGGACGACGGGGATCAGCGGTCCTTGGGGCGCCTGCGCCTGGCCCGCTTTGTCAACCCCGAAGGGCTGGCCTCCCTGGGCAACGGCCTTTTCGTCGACACCGAGGCCAGCGGCGAGCCCCAGCTGGTGAACCCCGGCGGCAGCGACCTGTACATCCAGCAAGGGGCCTTGGAAAGCGCCAATGTGG
- a CDS encoding flagellar hook-basal body protein, translated as MLRGVYQSASALLAFQTRHEALATNLANLQTTGFKAYRPALGSFARLLLQRRTGSGAEAVVGPLGTDVAVVGGKTDTGQGALRETGQELDLAISGDGFFTIGTPEGPRYTRAGHFHRDGEGRLVTPEGWFVLDEGGDPLEVGSDPVRVDGDGTVWSGSRRIGRLGLVHFTEAEFLEREPTGLFNAGPAAGEMEAAPGIVLQGFLEGANVDPGQTMVDLLATFRAYEANQRALEAQDETLRRAVNDLARF; from the coding sequence GTGCTGCGGGGAGTTTATCAATCGGCATCGGCCTTGCTGGCCTTTCAAACCCGTCATGAAGCCCTGGCCACCAATCTGGCCAATCTCCAGACCACCGGTTTCAAAGCCTATCGCCCGGCTTTAGGCTCCTTTGCCCGCCTGCTGCTCCAGCGTCGCACGGGCAGCGGCGCCGAGGCGGTGGTGGGGCCCTTGGGCACCGATGTGGCGGTGGTGGGCGGCAAGACCGACACCGGCCAAGGCGCCCTGCGGGAGACGGGCCAGGAACTGGATCTGGCCATCTCCGGCGACGGTTTCTTCACCATCGGCACTCCTGAAGGCCCCCGGTACACCCGGGCGGGCCACTTCCACCGGGACGGGGAAGGGCGCCTGGTGACCCCTGAAGGGTGGTTCGTACTGGATGAGGGGGGAGACCCCCTGGAGGTAGGCTCTGACCCCGTGCGGGTGGACGGCGACGGCACCGTCTGGTCCGGGTCCCGCCGGATCGGCCGCCTGGGCCTGGTCCATTTCACTGAAGCAGAATTCCTGGAACGGGAGCCCACGGGCCTGTTCAACGCCGGTCCGGCGGCGGGAGAGATGGAGGCCGCCCCCGGCATCGTGCTCCAGGGTTTTCTCGAAGGGGCCAACGTGGACCCGGGCCAAACCATGGTGGACTTGCTGGCTACCTTCAGGGCCTACGAAGCCAACCAGCGGGCCCTGGAAGCCCAGGACGAGACTTTGCGCCGGGCCGTCAACGACCTGGCCCGCTTCTAG
- the spoIIID gene encoding sporulation transcriptional regulator SpoIIID, translating into MKDHIFRRVLEVSQYIARTKATVREAARTFGVSKSTVHKDVTERLPRVDARLASTVRQVLELNKAERHIRGGEATRVKYLGENRSAQEASG; encoded by the coding sequence TTGAAGGATCACATTTTCAGACGGGTGCTGGAGGTGAGTCAATACATCGCGCGCACCAAGGCCACCGTCCGGGAAGCCGCCCGAACCTTCGGCGTCAGCAAGAGCACGGTCCACAAAGATGTGACGGAGCGCCTTCCCCGGGTGGATGCCCGCCTGGCCTCCACGGTCCGTCAGGTATTGGAGTTGAACAAAGCCGAGCGCCACATCCGGGGCGGTGAGGCCACCCGGGTCAAGTACCTGGGTGAAAACCGGAGCGCCCAAGAAGCCTCGGGATGA